The Pseudomonas allokribbensis genome has a window encoding:
- a CDS encoding OmpW/AlkL family protein → MNKSLLSASLFALALAAPLAHAHEAGDIIVRAGAITVNPKADSSSVKVDQGPLSGTNLGGKATMSSDTQLGLNFAYMLTNNIGIELLAASPFEHDVKLKGTALPAANGKLGTLKHLPPTLSVVYYPLDAKSAFQPYIGGGINYTWIYDEHVGSEAQSNGFSNFKAKNSWGLAWQVGADYMLTDNIMLNAQVRYIDIDTRATVENNAVAPGTRAKVNVDVDPFVYMVGLGYKF, encoded by the coding sequence ATGAACAAGTCCTTGCTCAGCGCTTCGCTGTTTGCCCTCGCGCTCGCAGCCCCGCTCGCCCACGCCCACGAAGCCGGCGACATCATCGTTCGTGCCGGTGCGATCACCGTCAACCCGAAGGCCGACAGCTCCAGCGTCAAGGTCGATCAGGGTCCGCTGAGCGGCACCAACCTGGGCGGCAAGGCGACCATGAGCAGCGACACCCAACTGGGTCTGAACTTCGCCTACATGCTGACCAACAACATCGGTATCGAGCTGTTGGCCGCGTCCCCGTTCGAGCATGACGTGAAGCTCAAGGGCACTGCACTGCCAGCCGCCAACGGCAAGCTCGGCACCCTGAAGCACCTGCCGCCGACCCTGAGCGTCGTCTACTATCCGCTGGACGCGAAGTCGGCCTTCCAGCCGTACATCGGCGGCGGCATCAACTACACCTGGATCTACGACGAACACGTCGGCAGCGAAGCCCAGTCCAACGGCTTCAGCAACTTCAAGGCGAAAAACTCCTGGGGCCTGGCCTGGCAGGTCGGTGCGGACTACATGCTGACCGACAACATCATGCTCAACGCCCAGGTGCGCTACATCGACATCGACACCCGCGCCACCGTCGAGAACAACGCCGTGGCTCCAGGTACTCGCGCAAAAGTGAACGTCGACGTCGATCCATTTGTGTACATGGTCGGTCTGGGCTACAAGTTCTAA
- a CDS encoding ABC transporter ATP-binding protein, whose amino-acid sequence MTQALIELSDLGFNWPGHPPLLDIPAFRLEPGETLFLKGPSGSGKTTLLGLLGGVQKPGRGSIRLLGQELTELGAGARDRFRVDHTGYIFQQFNLLPFLSVRENVELPCHFSKLRAERAKQRHGSVDQAAATLLAHLGLKDEGILGRRADSLSIGQQQRVAAARALIGQPELVIADEPTSALDYDARENFIRLLFAECREAGSSLLFVSHDQSLAPLFDRHLSLAELNHAATSAEV is encoded by the coding sequence ATGACCCAAGCACTCATCGAACTGTCCGACCTGGGCTTCAACTGGCCCGGTCACCCGCCGCTGCTGGACATCCCGGCGTTTCGTCTGGAACCGGGTGAAACCCTGTTCCTCAAGGGCCCCAGCGGCAGCGGCAAGACCACCCTGCTCGGCCTCCTCGGCGGGGTGCAGAAGCCCGGTCGCGGCAGCATTCGCCTGCTCGGCCAGGAACTGACCGAACTGGGTGCCGGCGCTCGCGATCGCTTTCGTGTCGATCACACCGGCTACATCTTCCAGCAGTTCAACCTGCTGCCGTTTCTCTCGGTACGCGAGAACGTCGAACTGCCGTGCCACTTTTCGAAGCTGCGTGCAGAACGCGCGAAGCAGCGTCATGGCAGCGTCGATCAGGCAGCCGCCACCCTGCTCGCCCACCTGGGTTTGAAGGACGAAGGCATTCTCGGACGACGTGCCGATTCGCTGTCGATCGGTCAACAGCAACGGGTTGCCGCTGCGCGCGCGTTGATCGGTCAGCCGGAACTGGTGATCGCCGACGAGCCGACCTCGGCGCTGGACTACGACGCCCGGGAAAACTTCATTCGCCTGTTGTTCGCCGAGTGCCGTGAGGCCGGGTCGAGCCTGTTGTTCGTCAGCCACGACCAGAGCCTGGCGCCGCTGTTCGACCGTCACCTGTCCCTGGCCGAACTCAATCACGCCGCCACGTCTGCCGAGGTCTGA
- a CDS encoding ABC transporter permease — protein MYLFRLAMASLANRRFTALLTAFAIALSVCLLLAVERVRTEAKASFASTISGTDLIVGARSGSVNLLLYSVFRIGNATNNIRWDSFEHFASNPKVKWAIPMSLGDSHRGYRVMGTTEAYFEHYQYGRQQHLELADGRAFATDPFEVVLGAEVAEALHYKLGDQLVLAHGVAAISLVKHDDKPFTVVGILKRTGTPVDRTLHISLGGMEAIHIDWHNGVPARGNGRISADQARNMDLTPQAITAFMLGLNSKISTFALQREINEFRGEPMLAILPGVALQELWSLMSTAEKALFVVSLFVVLTGLIGMLTAILTSLNERRREMAILRSVGARPWHIASLLVLEAFALALTGVIAGLALLYIGIAAAQGYVQANYGLYLPLAWPSEYEWTLLGGILAAALLMGSVPAWRAYRQSLADGLSIRL, from the coding sequence ATGTATCTGTTCCGTCTGGCCATGGCCAGCCTCGCCAACCGCCGCTTCACCGCCCTGCTCACCGCTTTCGCCATCGCCCTCTCCGTCTGCCTGTTGCTGGCAGTGGAACGGGTGCGCACCGAAGCCAAGGCCAGTTTCGCCAGCACCATCAGCGGCACCGACCTGATCGTCGGCGCTCGCTCCGGTTCGGTGAACCTGCTGCTGTACTCGGTATTCCGCATCGGCAACGCCACCAACAACATTCGTTGGGACAGCTTCGAACATTTCGCCAGCAACCCGAAAGTGAAGTGGGCGATCCCGATGTCCCTCGGCGATTCCCATCGCGGCTATCGGGTGATGGGCACCACCGAAGCCTATTTCGAGCATTACCAGTACGGTCGCCAGCAGCATCTGGAACTGGCCGACGGCCGCGCCTTTGCTACCGATCCGTTTGAAGTGGTACTCGGTGCCGAAGTGGCCGAGGCGCTGCACTACAAACTCGGCGACCAACTGGTACTGGCCCACGGCGTGGCGGCGATCAGTCTGGTCAAGCACGATGACAAACCGTTCACCGTGGTCGGCATTCTCAAGCGCACCGGCACGCCGGTGGACCGCACGTTGCACATCAGCCTCGGTGGCATGGAGGCAATCCACATCGACTGGCACAACGGTGTGCCGGCCCGTGGCAACGGGCGGATCAGTGCCGATCAGGCGCGCAACATGGACCTGACGCCACAAGCGATCACCGCGTTCATGCTCGGCCTCAACAGCAAGATTTCGACCTTCGCGCTGCAACGGGAGATCAACGAATTCCGTGGCGAGCCGATGCTGGCGATCCTGCCGGGCGTGGCCCTGCAGGAACTCTGGAGCCTGATGAGCACCGCTGAAAAAGCGCTGTTCGTGGTCTCGCTGTTCGTGGTGCTGACCGGGCTGATCGGCATGCTCACGGCGATTCTCACCAGCCTCAACGAACGTCGCCGCGAAATGGCGATCCTGCGTTCGGTGGGAGCGCGGCCGTGGCACATCGCGAGCCTGCTGGTGCTGGAAGCGTTTGCGCTGGCGCTGACCGGGGTGATCGCCGGGCTGGCGTTGCTGTACATCGGCATCGCCGCGGCACAGGGTTATGTGCAGGCCAATTACGGCTTGTATCTGCCGCTGGCATGGCCAAGCGAGTATGAATGGACGCTGCTCGGTGGCATTCTGGCTGCCGCGCTGCTGATGGGCAGCGTGCCGGCCTGGCGCGCGTATCGCCAATCATTGGCCGATGGCCTGTCGATCCGTTTATGA
- a CDS encoding DUF3299 domain-containing protein — protein sequence MPRAVLALLLLVALPVWATAPKDLTWSEMIPPDAAPEVPNMTPLHDLSKMSDALSAESAPAAKQDLPNAPVVQSLDGQNIRLPGYIVPLEVSEEGRTTDFLLVPYFGACIHVPPPPSNQIVHVKSAVGVKLDELYQPYWVEGPLQVKASTSELADAGYQMDADKIYVYELPE from the coding sequence ATGCCCCGCGCTGTCCTTGCGCTGCTGTTGCTGGTCGCCCTGCCCGTGTGGGCAACGGCGCCGAAAGACCTGACCTGGTCGGAGATGATCCCGCCGGACGCGGCGCCCGAAGTGCCGAACATGACGCCGCTGCATGACCTGTCGAAGATGAGCGATGCGCTGTCCGCAGAATCCGCGCCAGCGGCCAAGCAGGACCTGCCCAACGCCCCGGTGGTGCAAAGCCTCGACGGCCAGAACATCCGCCTGCCGGGCTACATCGTACCGCTGGAAGTCAGCGAGGAAGGCCGCACCACGGACTTCCTGCTGGTGCCGTATTTCGGCGCCTGCATCCACGTGCCGCCACCGCCGTCGAACCAGATCGTGCATGTGAAAAGCGCCGTCGGCGTGAAGCTCGACGAGCTGTATCAGCCGTACTGGGTCGAGGGGCCGTTGCAGGTCAAGGCGTCCACCAGCGAACTGGCCGATGCCGGGTATCAGATGGATGCGGACAAGATTTACGTCTACGAGCTGCCGGAGTAA
- a CDS encoding DEAD/DEAH box helicase — protein sequence MNLPLPKDAALAGFHPAVSAWFSHTFATVTAAQARAWPLIRQRRSTLIAAPTGSGKTLTAFLAVLDDLVHRGLETPDGLPDETLVVYVSPLKALSNDIRINLQNPLAGITDQLRQMDLPALEITTAVRTGDTPQKDRAAMRKSAPHILVTTPESLYVLLGSESGRKMLGTTRTVIVDEIHAIAASKRGSHLALSLERLQALCAEPLTRIGLSATQKPIDAVARFLVGHERPCEIIDIGHARPRDLGIEVPPVPLSAVMANDVWELVYDRLATLASEHRTTLIFVNTRRLAERLSRHLSERLGKHAVAAHHGSLAKEFRLDAEQRLKRGELQVLIATASLELGIDIGEVDLVCQIASPRSIAGFLQRVGRSGHQVGGTPKGRLFATTRDDLIECAALLDCVRRGELDTLHIPEAPLDVLAQQIIAEVSCQEWAEDALLALLRHAEPYADLDEKHYQALLTMLAEGYNGRQGIRSAYLHRDAVSRTLRGRRGARLTAVTSGGTIPDNADYSVLLEPQGLNIGSVNEDFAVESIAGDVFQLGNTSYRILRVETGKVRVEDAQGQPPTIPFWLGEAPGRSAELSMAVARLQAQLDQLLSASPGNLQPALDWLTATLGLDLASAEQLVDYLARARLSLGALPSQDTLLMERFFDESGGTQLIIHSPFGSRINRAWGLALRKRFCRTFNFELQAAASEDAIVLSLSTSHSFELDEVWRYLHSNSAEHILIQAVLDAPLFGVRWRWNAGVALALPRFVSGRKVPPQLQRMKSEDLIASVFPDQIACLENLAGEREIPEHPLVEQTLDDCLHEAMDSEGWLGLLRRLERGEVRLIARDLPAPSPLAAEILSARPYTFLDDAPLEERRTQAVLNRRWSDPQSTDDLGALDADAITAVREEAWPTPNSPDEMHEALMSLACISDHEVEANLHWRDWLNALADTGRACQLQIDPEHSLWLARERLTCLQALYPQASSVLQALPGFDEVWTADDALVEVIRARLSAFGPLPLETIAQPLSLPPEHVHQALARLEREGYVLRGQFTPGLKTEEWCERHLLARIHRYTVKRLRREIEPVALQDFMRFLFDWQHVSSSTRGQGSAVLPAVVGQFEGYPAAASAWDSDILPARLKDYSPSWLDDLCRSGKLVWTRLSARQKTSGTALRSTPVVLLPRSQVGLWSALAEQTPISELSPKTQKVFEALSQHGALFFDELIHEAHLLRTELEIALQELVGAGLVNADSFAGLRALITPASKRQQRSSRRGRGAFVGGMDDAGRWALLRRGSVVESSQTASPETLEHIAMTLLRRYGVVFWRLLEREADWLPSWRELLRTFHRLEARGEIRGGRFVSGLAGEQFALPEAIPLLREVRRRPHDGSLIAVCGVDPLNLAGTLLPGAKVPALASNRLVYRDGLPVAAEIAGKQQFWPELDQVSMEQVRNKLIRH from the coding sequence ATGAATCTGCCCCTCCCCAAGGACGCGGCCCTGGCAGGCTTCCACCCCGCTGTCAGCGCCTGGTTCAGCCACACATTCGCGACGGTCACCGCCGCCCAGGCCCGCGCATGGCCGTTGATCCGCCAGCGACGCTCGACGCTGATCGCCGCGCCCACCGGCTCCGGCAAGACCCTCACCGCATTTCTCGCGGTGCTTGACGATCTGGTCCACCGTGGCCTGGAAACCCCGGACGGTCTGCCGGACGAGACGCTGGTGGTCTACGTTTCGCCGCTCAAGGCGTTGTCCAACGACATCCGCATCAACCTGCAAAATCCGCTGGCCGGGATAACCGACCAGTTACGTCAAATGGACCTGCCGGCACTGGAAATCACCACTGCCGTACGCACCGGTGACACCCCGCAAAAAGACCGCGCCGCCATGCGCAAAAGTGCGCCGCACATTCTGGTGACCACCCCGGAATCTCTCTACGTACTGCTCGGTTCCGAGTCCGGGCGCAAAATGCTCGGCACCACGCGCACGGTGATCGTCGATGAAATCCACGCCATTGCCGCCAGCAAACGTGGCAGTCACCTGGCCCTGAGCCTCGAACGCTTGCAGGCGCTGTGCGCCGAACCGCTGACCCGCATCGGGCTGTCGGCCACGCAAAAACCGATCGATGCGGTCGCACGGTTTCTGGTCGGCCATGAGCGCCCGTGCGAAATCATCGACATCGGCCACGCGCGCCCACGGGATCTGGGCATCGAAGTGCCGCCGGTGCCGTTGTCGGCGGTCATGGCCAATGATGTCTGGGAGCTGGTCTACGACCGCCTCGCCACGCTCGCCAGCGAACACCGCACCACGCTGATTTTCGTCAACACCCGGCGCCTCGCCGAACGCCTGAGTCGGCACCTGAGCGAACGCCTCGGCAAACACGCGGTGGCCGCGCACCACGGCAGTCTGGCCAAGGAGTTTCGTCTCGACGCCGAACAGCGCCTCAAGCGTGGCGAACTGCAAGTGCTGATCGCCACTGCGTCGCTGGAACTGGGGATCGACATCGGTGAAGTCGACCTTGTGTGCCAGATCGCTTCGCCGCGGTCGATTGCCGGTTTTCTGCAACGGGTCGGCCGTTCCGGACACCAGGTTGGCGGCACGCCCAAGGGGCGCCTGTTCGCCACCACCCGCGATGACCTGATCGAATGCGCCGCGCTGCTCGACTGCGTGCGCCGGGGCGAACTCGACACCCTGCACATCCCCGAAGCGCCGCTGGATGTGCTGGCGCAACAGATCATCGCCGAGGTCAGTTGCCAGGAGTGGGCCGAGGACGCGTTGCTCGCACTGCTTCGTCACGCGGAACCCTACGCCGACCTCGACGAAAAGCATTATCAGGCGCTGCTGACCATGCTCGCCGAAGGCTACAACGGTCGTCAGGGCATCCGCAGCGCCTACCTGCACCGCGACGCTGTAAGCCGAACCTTGCGCGGACGACGCGGTGCGCGGCTGACGGCCGTGACCAGCGGCGGCACCATCCCCGACAACGCCGACTACAGCGTGCTGCTGGAACCCCAGGGCCTGAACATCGGCAGCGTCAACGAAGACTTCGCCGTGGAAAGCATTGCCGGCGATGTGTTCCAGCTCGGCAACACCTCCTACCGAATCCTGCGGGTGGAAACCGGCAAGGTGCGGGTCGAGGATGCCCAGGGCCAACCGCCGACTATTCCGTTCTGGCTCGGCGAAGCACCCGGTCGCAGCGCCGAATTGTCGATGGCCGTGGCCCGCCTGCAGGCACAGCTCGATCAACTGCTGAGCGCCAGCCCCGGCAACCTGCAACCGGCCCTCGACTGGCTGACCGCAACCCTGGGACTGGACCTGGCCAGCGCCGAACAGCTTGTGGATTATCTGGCCCGAGCCCGCCTCTCCCTCGGCGCCCTGCCGTCCCAGGACACGCTGCTGATGGAACGGTTTTTCGACGAGTCCGGCGGCACCCAACTGATCATCCACTCGCCATTCGGCAGCCGTATCAATCGCGCCTGGGGCCTGGCCCTGCGCAAGCGCTTCTGCCGCACCTTCAACTTCGAATTGCAGGCTGCCGCCAGCGAAGACGCCATCGTGCTGTCGCTGTCCACCAGCCACAGTTTCGAACTCGACGAGGTCTGGCGTTATCTGCACAGCAACAGCGCCGAGCACATCCTGATTCAAGCAGTGCTCGACGCACCGTTGTTCGGCGTGCGCTGGCGCTGGAACGCCGGGGTGGCGCTGGCCCTGCCGCGTTTTGTCAGCGGGCGAAAAGTCCCGCCGCAGTTGCAGCGAATGAAAAGCGAAGACCTGATCGCCAGCGTGTTTCCCGATCAGATCGCCTGCCTGGAAAATCTCGCCGGCGAACGAGAAATCCCCGAGCATCCGCTGGTGGAACAGACCCTCGACGATTGCCTGCACGAAGCGATGGACAGCGAGGGCTGGCTCGGTCTCCTGCGACGGCTGGAACGCGGTGAAGTGCGCCTGATCGCTCGCGATCTGCCGGCGCCCTCGCCGCTGGCGGCGGAAATCCTCAGCGCACGCCCCTACACCTTTCTCGACGACGCGCCGCTGGAAGAGCGTCGCACCCAGGCTGTGCTCAACCGCCGCTGGAGCGATCCGCAATCCACCGATGACCTCGGTGCGCTGGACGCCGACGCGATCACCGCCGTACGTGAAGAAGCCTGGCCAACGCCGAACAGCCCCGACGAAATGCACGAAGCGCTGATGAGCCTGGCCTGCATCAGCGACCACGAAGTCGAGGCCAACCTGCATTGGCGCGATTGGCTGAATGCGTTGGCCGACACGGGTCGAGCCTGCCAACTGCAAATCGATCCCGAGCATTCGCTCTGGTTGGCGCGAGAACGCCTGACCTGTCTGCAAGCGCTTTATCCACAGGCATCTTCAGTGCTGCAAGCCCTGCCCGGTTTTGATGAAGTCTGGACCGCCGACGATGCCTTGGTGGAAGTCATCCGCGCGCGACTGAGTGCATTCGGCCCGCTGCCACTGGAGACCATCGCGCAACCGCTGTCATTGCCGCCCGAACACGTCCATCAAGCCCTCGCCCGACTGGAACGCGAAGGCTATGTGCTGCGTGGTCAATTCACGCCGGGGCTGAAGACTGAAGAATGGTGCGAACGGCATCTGCTCGCGCGTATTCACCGCTACACCGTCAAGCGCCTGCGCCGGGAAATCGAACCGGTGGCGTTGCAGGATTTTATGCGTTTCCTGTTCGACTGGCAGCATGTCTCCTCGTCCACCCGGGGTCAGGGCAGCGCCGTGTTGCCGGCGGTTGTCGGTCAGTTCGAAGGCTACCCGGCAGCAGCGTCGGCGTGGGACAGCGACATTCTTCCGGCGCGGCTCAAGGACTATTCACCGAGTTGGCTGGATGATCTGTGCCGCAGCGGAAAACTGGTGTGGACTCGCCTCAGCGCCCGGCAAAAAACCAGCGGCACGGCGCTGCGCAGTACGCCCGTGGTGCTGTTGCCGCGCAGTCAGGTCGGGTTGTGGAGCGCACTGGCCGAGCAGACGCCGATCAGTGAACTGTCGCCTAAAACGCAGAAAGTCTTCGAGGCCCTCAGTCAGCACGGGGCGCTGTTTTTCGATGAGCTGATTCATGAAGCGCACCTGCTGCGCACCGAACTGGAAATCGCCTTGCAGGAACTGGTCGGCGCTGGCCTGGTGAACGCCGACAGTTTTGCCGGCCTGCGGGCACTGATCACCCCGGCGAGCAAGCGTCAGCAACGCAGCAGTCGACGCGGGCGCGGGGCGTTCGTGGGTGGCATGGACGATGCCGGGCGCTGGGCGCTTTTACGTCGTGGGTCGGTTGTGGAAAGCAGCCAGACAGCGTCGCCCGAGACGCTTGAACACATCGCCATGACCTTGTTGCGCCGTTACGGCGTGGTGTTCTGGCGCCTGCTGGAACGCGAAGCCGATTGGCTGCCGAGCTGGCGCGAACTCCTGCGCACCTTTCACCGGCTGGAGGCCCGGGGCGAGATTCGCGGCGGGCGTTTTGTCAGTGGCCTGGCCGGTGAACAATTCGCCCTGCCCGAGGCGATTCCGCTGCTGCGCGAAGTGCGCCGTCGCCCCCATGACGGCAGCCTGATCGCGGTGTGCGGGGTCGATCCGCTGAACCTCGCCGGCACTTTGTTGCCGGGCGCGAAAGTGCCGGCGCTGGCGAGCAACCGGCTGGTGTATCGCGACGGGTTGCCGGTGGCGGCCGAGATTGCCGGCAAGCAGCAGTTCTGGCCGGAGCTGGATCAGGTCTCCATGGAACAGGTGCGCAACAAACTGATTCGGCATTGA
- a CDS encoding sugar nucleotide-binding protein — MRMRLMLLGGGNALGQALIRLGAEEDIGFLAPRPPEDGWDAASLTQLLDDTRPDALINLAYYFDWFQAETVSESRLSGQERAIERLAELCQHHNIVLVQPSSYRVFDGSRATAYSEKDEPVPLGLRGQALWRIEQSVRATCPQHVLLRFGWLLDDSPEGTLGRFLARAEQPEELLLADDRRGNPTPVDDAARVIISVLKQLDCAAPLWGTYHYAGHEATTPLALGQAILTEARSLHPLAIEEPTAQAHAAREDAAEEPQHAVLACKKILHTFGIKPRAWRAALPGLLDRFYRHG, encoded by the coding sequence ATGCGAATGCGCCTTATGTTACTGGGCGGCGGAAATGCCCTTGGGCAGGCGCTGATTCGCCTCGGTGCGGAGGAAGACATCGGTTTCCTCGCCCCCCGCCCGCCCGAAGACGGCTGGGATGCCGCGAGCCTGACACAACTGCTCGACGACACCCGTCCCGATGCATTGATCAACCTTGCCTACTATTTCGACTGGTTCCAGGCCGAGACCGTCAGCGAAAGCCGTCTGTCGGGCCAGGAACGCGCCATCGAGCGTCTGGCCGAACTGTGCCAGCACCACAACATCGTGCTGGTGCAACCGTCCAGCTACCGGGTATTCGACGGTTCCCGTGCCACCGCCTACAGCGAAAAGGACGAGCCCGTGCCGTTGGGCCTGCGCGGTCAGGCGCTGTGGCGGATCGAGCAGAGCGTACGCGCCACTTGCCCGCAGCACGTGTTGCTGCGTTTTGGCTGGCTGCTCGATGACAGCCCGGAAGGCACCCTCGGGCGATTCCTGGCCCGTGCCGAACAGCCGGAAGAATTGCTGCTGGCTGACGACCGTCGCGGCAATCCGACCCCGGTCGACGATGCGGCCCGGGTGATCATTTCGGTGCTCAAACAACTCGATTGCGCCGCGCCGCTGTGGGGCACTTACCACTACGCCGGCCACGAGGCGACCACACCGCTGGCCCTGGGGCAGGCGATTCTCACCGAGGCTCGCAGCCTGCATCCGCTGGCGATCGAAGAACCGACCGCCCAGGCCCATGCCGCGCGTGAGGATGCCGCTGAAGAGCCGCAACACGCGGTGCTGGCCTGCAAGAAAATTCTGCACACTTTCGGGATCAAGCCGCGCGCCTGGCGCGCCGCACTCCCGGGCTTACTGGATAGGTTTTATCGCCATGGCTGA
- a CDS encoding DUF2796 domain-containing protein: MRRLLLALPFALLPLAIAQAADEHDHDHEHGSLGAHEHGVGRLNAALDGQTLELELESPAMNLVGFEHVATSDADKAKVAAARAQLEKPLALFSLPAAAGCKVTRQELSSPLFGDKPDADDHDDDDHDEDAKGGEAHHHDHSEIHAHYQFTCAAPGALTTLDLANIFNTFPATQKIQVQLISPNGQQGTEVTAKSAALKF, translated from the coding sequence ATGCGTCGTCTGCTGCTCGCTTTGCCGTTTGCCCTGTTGCCGCTGGCCATCGCCCAGGCTGCCGATGAGCATGACCACGATCATGAACACGGCAGCCTCGGTGCCCACGAACATGGCGTCGGTCGCCTGAACGCTGCGCTCGACGGCCAGACCCTGGAACTGGAGCTGGAAAGCCCGGCGATGAACCTGGTCGGCTTCGAACACGTCGCCACCAGCGATGCCGACAAGGCCAAGGTCGCTGCCGCTCGCGCGCAACTCGAGAAGCCGCTGGCGCTGTTCAGCCTGCCGGCCGCCGCCGGTTGCAAGGTCACCCGTCAGGAACTGTCGAGCCCGCTGTTCGGTGACAAGCCGGATGCCGACGATCATGACGACGATGACCACGATGAAGACGCCAAGGGCGGCGAAGCGCATCACCACGATCACAGCGAAATCCATGCTCACTACCAGTTCACCTGCGCAGCACCGGGCGCCTTGACTACTCTGGATCTGGCGAACATTTTCAATACCTTCCCGGCGACCCAGAAAATTCAGGTACAACTGATCAGCCCGAACGGCCAGCAAGGCACGGAAGTGACGGCCAAATCCGCCGCCCTGAAATTCTGA
- a CDS encoding NAD-dependent epimerase/dehydratase family protein has translation MADGPVLITGGAGFIGSHLTDALLANGHSVRILDDLSTGKRSNLPLDNPKVELIVGDVADAALVAQAMQGCSAVAHLAAVASVQASVDDPVKTHQSNFIGTLNVCEAMREAGVKRVLFASSAAVYGNNGEGESINEDTPKAPLTPYASDKLAGEHYFDFYRRQHGLEPVIFRFFNIFGPRQDPSSPYSGVISIFSERAQKGLPITVFGDGEQTRDFMYVEDLVDVLVQALEKPEAQVGAVNVGWNQATNLKQMLAALEAVVGELPPVSYGPARSGDIRHSRANNARLLERFKCPTPTPMSVGLARLLGR, from the coding sequence ATGGCTGACGGCCCTGTTTTAATCACCGGCGGCGCCGGTTTCATCGGTTCGCACCTGACTGACGCGTTGCTCGCCAACGGCCATTCGGTACGGATCCTCGATGACCTGTCGACCGGCAAACGCAGCAACTTGCCGCTGGACAATCCCAAGGTTGAACTGATCGTCGGCGACGTCGCCGACGCCGCGCTGGTTGCACAAGCGATGCAAGGTTGCAGCGCGGTCGCGCACCTGGCCGCCGTGGCGTCGGTGCAGGCGTCGGTGGATGATCCGGTGAAGACTCACCAGAGCAATTTCATCGGCACGCTCAACGTCTGCGAAGCCATGCGCGAGGCCGGCGTGAAGCGCGTGCTGTTCGCCTCCAGCGCCGCGGTCTACGGCAACAATGGCGAGGGCGAGTCGATCAACGAAGACACGCCGAAAGCGCCATTGACGCCGTATGCATCGGACAAACTGGCCGGTGAGCACTACTTCGATTTCTACCGCCGCCAGCACGGTCTGGAGCCGGTGATCTTCCGCTTCTTCAATATTTTCGGCCCGCGTCAGGATCCGTCCTCGCCGTACTCCGGCGTGATCAGCATCTTCAGCGAACGCGCGCAGAAAGGCTTGCCGATCACCGTGTTCGGCGATGGCGAGCAGACCCGGGATTTCATGTACGTCGAAGATCTGGTCGACGTGCTGGTGCAGGCCCTGGAAAAGCCTGAAGCGCAAGTCGGCGCGGTAAACGTCGGCTGGAATCAGGCGACCAATCTCAAGCAGATGCTGGCTGCGCTGGAAGCGGTGGTCGGCGAGTTGCCGCCGGTCAGCTATGGCCCGGCGCGCTCCGGTGACATCCGTCATTCGCGGGCGAACAACGCTCGGTTGCTCGAGCGATTCAAGTGCCCGACGCCAACGCCGATGAGCGTCGGCCTGGCACGTTTGCTCGGCCGCTGA